In a genomic window of Candidatus Hydrogenedentota bacterium:
- a CDS encoding DUF362 domain-containing protein — protein MAIEKRLAPNPFEVDKAAPRVFVTWGAGPYENTRNVLQRIDLSPAAGRRVLLKPNAGRLVEPLKGVNTHPEVIAAAIDAFREAGADVAIGESPITGVKALEAFDLCGITAVAEKRHCPLIDMDARPYVPMTIPDGVAIHNIKVCPEVFEYDIIVSIPVMKMHMHTGVTLAVKNMKGCLWRRSKVDLHMLPSLPGWNEKPLDIAIADMSSVLRPHLSIIDGSIGMEGLGPSAGEAKELGAIVAGVDPFAVDAVACELMGVSAIEIPHLRMGADRGHGVINGSKIHVLPENWRDAGNPFALPPKNLSLEFSNVNVLDDQSCSACQASLMLFLRKHGKRLFGENAENARVPIAIGKGHASLPPGALCVGNCTARHREGNPFVPGCPPVVSEILNVCNEYFKLAPDDPTVPDAKADHACKTAKRSDDRR, from the coding sequence ATGGCAATCGAAAAAAGGCTGGCCCCGAACCCGTTTGAGGTGGACAAGGCGGCGCCGCGTGTTTTTGTGACATGGGGCGCGGGACCTTATGAGAACACGCGCAACGTTCTGCAGCGCATCGATCTGTCTCCCGCCGCCGGACGCAGGGTCTTGTTGAAGCCAAATGCCGGACGCCTTGTGGAGCCGTTGAAGGGTGTCAACACCCACCCGGAGGTCATTGCCGCCGCCATTGACGCCTTCCGGGAGGCCGGGGCCGATGTCGCGATCGGCGAAAGCCCCATCACGGGCGTAAAGGCCCTTGAAGCCTTTGATCTGTGTGGGATTACGGCCGTGGCCGAAAAGCGACACTGTCCGCTGATTGACATGGACGCGCGCCCCTACGTTCCAATGACCATTCCCGACGGCGTGGCCATCCACAACATCAAAGTGTGCCCGGAAGTATTCGAGTATGACATCATTGTGTCCATTCCCGTGATGAAGATGCACATGCACACAGGGGTGACGTTGGCCGTCAAGAATATGAAGGGATGCCTGTGGCGCCGCTCGAAAGTGGACCTTCACATGCTGCCGTCACTCCCCGGATGGAACGAAAAGCCTCTCGATATCGCCATTGCCGACATGTCGTCGGTGCTGCGGCCGCATCTCTCCATCATTGACGGCAGCATCGGCATGGAGGGTCTCGGCCCGAGCGCGGGCGAGGCGAAGGAACTCGGCGCGATTGTGGCCGGCGTGGATCCCTTCGCGGTGGATGCCGTCGCTTGCGAATTAATGGGAGTGTCGGCGATTGAAATTCCCCATCTTCGGATGGGCGCCGACCGGGGGCATGGCGTTATCAACGGCAGTAAGATCCACGTCTTGCCGGAAAACTGGCGTGATGCCGGCAACCCTTTCGCGTTGCCCCCGAAAAACCTCTCGCTCGAATTTTCAAACGTCAACGTGCTCGACGATCAATCGTGCAGCGCATGCCAGGCCAGCCTCATGCTGTTTCTCCGAAAACACGGGAAACGCTTGTTTGGCGAAAACGCGGAAAACGCAAGAGTACCCATTGCCATAGGGAAAGGCCACGCTTCCCTGCCGCCCGGCGCCCTCTGCGTCGGCAATTGCACGGCCAGGCACCGCGAAGGCAATCCTTTTGTCCCCGGATGTCCTCCGGTTGTAAGCGAGATTCTGAACGTCTGCAACGAGTATTTCAAGTTGGCGCCGGATGATCCAACCGTTCCGGACGCCAAGGCGGACCACGCATGCAAAACGGCAAAAAGATCGGACGATCGGCGATAA